A stretch of DNA from Lysinibacillus sp. B2A1:
GAAAGTAAAATTAAAAAACAAGAAAATATTACAACAAGTCAAATCAACGCACAGATTGATAAGCTAGTTCGGGAACGTATTACAAACGAAGAATTATTACAGCTGTCGGATGCTGATTTAGAAGTTCTAGCAATCTACCGAGAAATGGCATCAGGCTATAGTTTATCACCTCAAATTATCAAAAGTGAGAATGTATCTGCCGACGAATTTGCACGTGTCTCCGAGCGACTAACAGAATTTCCAGGCGTCAATACAACAACAGATTGGAAGCGTGTAAAATTATCATCTCTTTCTATTCTAGGGCGAACAACTGTCCCAACAAAAGGGATTCCAAAGGAAAAGCTGAATTACTATTTAGCCCGAGATTATTCACGTAATGACCGTGTTGGTGAAAGTTATATTGAAGCACAATACGAGGATTTACTACAAGGACAAAAAGCAGTTGTTAAAAATATAACGAATAGAAAAGGGCAGGTAGTCGATACCGTTACAACCTATGAAGGTGAGCCTGGTAAAGATTTGGTATTAACACTAGATAGTGAATTAACTGCTGAAACAGAGAAAATCGTAGAAGAAGAATTACTTAATATAAAAGCACGTTCCGGTTCAAAATTATCAGACCGCGCCTTTTTAGTTATGATGGATCCAAATACTGGAGACATATTATCAATGGTTGGTAAGAAGATTGAAAAAGATTCAGAGACAGGAAAAAATGTAGTCGTTGATTATTCGTATGGTAACTTTACAACAGCTTATGAGGCAGGTTCTGCAGTTAAGGCAGCAACATTACTAACGGGGTACAATTTAGGAGCCATTACAACACGGACTGTATTAGGTGATGAACCCATCACGTTATTGGGTACTAGGCCAAAAAAATCTATTTTTAACCCATATGGCTATATCCAGATGGATGGTTTAAGAGCCTTAGAGCAATCTTCTAACGTATTTATGTTTAAAACTGCTCTACTGATTAATAAAACACCTTATAGCTATGGAATGCCTCTACGTTTAAAGGACGATACATTCCAAAAAATGCGTAATTCCTATGCACAATTCGGTTTAGGAGTAAAAACAGGGATCGATTTACCAAATGAATTTAGCGGTGTACAAGGTCCTTCTGGTCCAACCTATGGAGGGAAGTTACTTGACTTAGCGATTGGACAGTATGATACGTATACACCATTACAATTAGCACAATATATTTCAACAGTTGCTAATGGCGGCTATCGAATTCAGCCACATGTTGTTAAAGAGGTACGTCAGCCATCAAAAGATGGACAGGAGCTTGGTCAATTAGTAACAGAAATAGGACCAACGATTTTAAATCAAATTGATAATTCATCAGATGAAATTAACTATGTAAAACAAGGGCTTCGCCGTGTCTATACAGGTGCGAATGGTACAGCTAAAAGACAGTTTGCAAATGCACCATATACAGCAGCAGGGAAAACAGGAACAGCTGAGGTAATATATTATGGGGATTTACGAGAAAATTGGGGTACATATACACTTACGTATACACATGTTGGTTTTGCCCCTTATGAAAATCCTGAAATTGCCTATGCTGTAGTTATTCCTTGGGCATCAACAAACCCTAGTCAACCTTTTTCGGCAAATAGTGATATTGCAAGAAAGGCTCTGGATAAATACTATGAGTTAAAAGAAAAATATAAAACTGAAAAAGTAACAGATAGTGATGTAACACAGCCTATTTTACCAGCTGTGACAAAGGATAAAATTGGTGAAGATGAACAACAATAAAAGAAACCGCTAGGCATCTCGATGCTCTAGCGGTTTTTATCTGTCATGATATAGAAAACACGGTATGAGAGGTAGAGTCTGCATACCGTGTTTTCTTCTATATAATAGTGCATATGAAAATCTTATGCAGATAGTTGTTGAATAGCTAATTCAAATTGTTGCTTTGGTTTTTTCCCATAAAGCTCTATATTATTACAGAAATAGGACTCAACCATAAAATCAACAGCTTCCTGTAAAGAGAATTCTCGATGTTCCATTACGAGTGTTAGATATGTTTTGAAGTAATCGGCATTTTGTACTTTTACATGCTTAATCACAAAGTCAAACTCCTCTTCTATTAATTCTTGACACAATTGCTTATTATAGCATCTTTCAATAAGGAAGCAAGTATTTGCAATTGTAAATTCTTCTTTACAATCGTTTACAAAGCATTACATTCCTTTACGTCTCTTTTACGAACTGTTTATACGACTTCAACAATCAAACATTATAGTAAAGATTGTAAGACAAACAACTATAAAAAAGTTAGTGACGGAGGCAAATGAGATGAAAAAGTGGAAGTACTTAACGATGACAGCGGTAATGGGTTCAGCTTTAATGCTTGGTGCATGTGGCAGTGACTCTGCGCAAAATGGTAACAATGCAGAAACAAAAACACCAGCAAGCTCAGAACAAGACACTGCTGACAAAAAACTGCAAGGGGCTGTAGCTGGGGATGGCTCATCAACAGTAGCACCTATTATTGAAGCAGTTGTTGAAGAGTATGCAGGAACTCAACCAGATGTCAAAGTATCGGTAGGTGTTTCTGGTACTGGTGGTGGCTTTGAAAAATTCATCGCAGGTGAGACAGACTTTTCTAACGCATCTCGTAATATAAAAGATGAAGAGAAAGCAAAACTTGAAGAAGCAGGAATTGCTTTTACTGAGTTAGCTTTAGCATATGATGGCTTATCAGTAGTAGTGAACCCAGAAAATGATTGGGCAAAGGATTTAACGGTAGAGCAATTAAAGAAAATTTGGATTGAAGACGGTACTGAGAAAAAATGGTCTGATATTGATCCATCTTGGCCAAGTGAAAAAATCGTATTCTATTCACCAGGTACTGACTCAGGTACGTATGATTACTTTGATGAAGTAATTTTAGATGGTGCTGATTTAGTAAGTGCTGCTACATTATCTGAGGATGATAACATGCTAGTTCAAGGTGTTGCTGGTGACAAAAATGCAATTGGCTTCTTCGGCTATGCTTACTACTTAGAAAATAAAGATAAATTAAGCATTGTGAAGGTAAATGGTGTTGAGCCAACAAATGAAACAATCGAAGCAGGCGAGTATTCACCACTTTCACGTCCACTATTCACATATGTAAAGAATAGTGCAATGAAAGATAACGAAGCAGCATATGATTTCATCAAATTTACACTTGAAAATGCAGGCGATATGGCAGAGGCAGTTGGTTATGTCCGTCTACCTGAAGACAAATATGCTGAAGGCTTAAAAACATTAGAAGGCTTAAAATAAGAAGACATGCATAGAGGGAAAGAGATGTATGCTCTTTCCCTCTCTTATTTGAAAGGAGCACCCCATGGTTTCTCAAAAGGAAAATAAGACATCATCTGTGCAGCAATTAATTGCAAATTCGCGCAATCAAAAAACAAAGAAAATAGTGGAAAAAGCGATGCCAGCTCTATTATTTTCTGCAGCCCTTATTTCTATATTGACAACGTTTGGCATTGTTTTCACCCTTATTTTTGAAACGTTTGAATTCTTTAAACATGTTTCGATTACGGATTTCCTTTTTGGTACACAGTGGTTACCATTTTCAGGGAAGGAACCGTTATTTGGGATACTACCATTAATTGCTGGAACAATGAAAGTTACATTAATAGCAGTAGTTGTAGCAGTACCATTTGGCATTGCTTCGGCTATTTACTTAAGTGAATATGCGAGTGAAAAAACTAGACGTACAGTGAAGCCTATTTTAGAGGTATTAGCAGGAGTACCAACAATTGTTTACGGCTTCTTTGCTCTAACATTTGTAACACCTTTATTACAAGAAATTGTACCAGGCCTTAAACTTTTTAATGCACTAAGTCCTGGGATAGTTGTAGGAATTATGATTTTACCAATGATAACATCTCTATCAGAAGATGCAATGTCCTCTGTTCCAAATAGCATGCGAGAAGGTGCATTGGCTCTTGGGGCAACTAAGTTTGAGGTTGCCATTAAAGTTGTATTACCTGCAGCATTATCAGGAATTATCGCTTCAGTTGTTCTGGCTATTTCCCGGGCAATTGGTGAGACTATGATTGTATCTCTTGCTGGTGGTTCAACACCAAAATTTGATTTAGATGTGACTGACTCCATTCAAACCATGACTGCTTATATTGTACAAGTTTCTACTGGTGATGCTGGTTATGGTACAACTATTTATTACTCTATTTATTCTGTTGGATTCACATTATTCATTTTTACATTAGTGATGAATTTATTAGCTCACTATATTTCGAAACGCTTCAGGGAGGTTTACTAGCATGCGCTATATCAATGACACAGTTGTCATGAAACGAATGACAAAGCGTATTTCAGCCAATAAAGTCTGGAAAATCTTATTTTTCTTAGCAACTACCTTTGCACTCGTGACACTAGCCATTTTGCTTTATCGTATCGTGACACAGGGCATAGACTATTTAAATATTGATTTTTTAACAAACTTTGCATCTCGTTTCGCTGATAAGGCGGGGATTAAAGCAGCTCTTGTAGGTTCCCTTTGGTTAATGGCAGTTGTTGCACCAGTGTCCATTATTTTAGGAGTAGGGACAGCTATTTATTTAGAAGAATATGCAAAGAAAAATAGGCTAAACGACTTTATTCGAATGAATATCTCCAATTTAGCAGGAGTGCCTTCCATTGTTTTTGGTTTATTAGGGTTAACAATTTTCGTTCGTATGATGGAATTAGGAAAAAGTATTTTAGCAGCAGGATTTACAATGAGCTTATTAATATTGCCAGTAATCATTGTGGCAGCTCAGGAGGCAATCCGCGCAGTGCCTAATGAGCAACGTGAAGCTTCATATGGAATGGGGGCAACA
This window harbors:
- the pstA gene encoding phosphate ABC transporter permease PtsA — protein: MRYINDTVVMKRMTKRISANKVWKILFFLATTFALVTLAILLYRIVTQGIDYLNIDFLTNFASRFADKAGIKAALVGSLWLMAVVAPVSIILGVGTAIYLEEYAKKNRLNDFIRMNISNLAGVPSIVFGLLGLTIFVRMMELGKSILAAGFTMSLLILPVIIVAAQEAIRAVPNEQREASYGMGATKWQTILRVVLPAAIPGILTGSILALSRAIGETAPLVVIGIPVILQFLPNGLLSQFTALPMQIYDWAKRPQEAFQYVAAAGILVLMSVLLLMNSIAIFIRNKFQKRY
- the pstC gene encoding phosphate ABC transporter permease subunit PstC, which encodes MVSQKENKTSSVQQLIANSRNQKTKKIVEKAMPALLFSAALISILTTFGIVFTLIFETFEFFKHVSITDFLFGTQWLPFSGKEPLFGILPLIAGTMKVTLIAVVVAVPFGIASAIYLSEYASEKTRRTVKPILEVLAGVPTIVYGFFALTFVTPLLQEIVPGLKLFNALSPGIVVGIMILPMITSLSEDAMSSVPNSMREGALALGATKFEVAIKVVLPAALSGIIASVVLAISRAIGETMIVSLAGGSTPKFDLDVTDSIQTMTAYIVQVSTGDAGYGTTIYYSIYSVGFTLFIFTLVMNLLAHYISKRFREVY
- a CDS encoding phosphate-binding protein, with the protein product MKKWKYLTMTAVMGSALMLGACGSDSAQNGNNAETKTPASSEQDTADKKLQGAVAGDGSSTVAPIIEAVVEEYAGTQPDVKVSVGVSGTGGGFEKFIAGETDFSNASRNIKDEEKAKLEEAGIAFTELALAYDGLSVVVNPENDWAKDLTVEQLKKIWIEDGTEKKWSDIDPSWPSEKIVFYSPGTDSGTYDYFDEVILDGADLVSAATLSEDDNMLVQGVAGDKNAIGFFGYAYYLENKDKLSIVKVNGVEPTNETIEAGEYSPLSRPLFTYVKNSAMKDNEAAYDFIKFTLENAGDMAEAVGYVRLPEDKYAEGLKTLEGLK
- a CDS encoding penicillin-binding protein, whose protein sequence is MRKAPGKNRAASVKAKHHSNLTFRMNVLFFAIFIIFSMLIFRLGYMQIVKGEEYVRFLESTEEVPVNTSVPRGRMYDRYGRILVDNHPENAITYTKMQTTTTEEMLDIAEKLAQLIEQPINRVTLRDKQDFWILKNHDAAYAKVTKAEESKIKKQENITTSQINAQIDKLVRERITNEELLQLSDADLEVLAIYREMASGYSLSPQIIKSENVSADEFARVSERLTEFPGVNTTTDWKRVKLSSLSILGRTTVPTKGIPKEKLNYYLARDYSRNDRVGESYIEAQYEDLLQGQKAVVKNITNRKGQVVDTVTTYEGEPGKDLVLTLDSELTAETEKIVEEELLNIKARSGSKLSDRAFLVMMDPNTGDILSMVGKKIEKDSETGKNVVVDYSYGNFTTAYEAGSAVKAATLLTGYNLGAITTRTVLGDEPITLLGTRPKKSIFNPYGYIQMDGLRALEQSSNVFMFKTALLINKTPYSYGMPLRLKDDTFQKMRNSYAQFGLGVKTGIDLPNEFSGVQGPSGPTYGGKLLDLAIGQYDTYTPLQLAQYISTVANGGYRIQPHVVKEVRQPSKDGQELGQLVTEIGPTILNQIDNSSDEINYVKQGLRRVYTGANGTAKRQFANAPYTAAGKTGTAEVIYYGDLRENWGTYTLTYTHVGFAPYENPEIAYAVVIPWASTNPSQPFSANSDIARKALDKYYELKEKYKTEKVTDSDVTQPILPAVTKDKIGEDEQQ